From Fusobacterium varium:
CATTCTATACAGATGAAATGTCTGGAAATAATAACTCCAGATATTCATTATAAAAATAATAATAAATATGGTAATTATGAATCTTTTGAAGATGGAATGGAAGATATTCCAAATATTATGCCTAATCTTATTAAAAGAGCTGATTCAGAAAATTTTGACTGGAAAAATCTATATGAATTTTAAATTTTTATAATTAAAAATCTGATAAATATATACATTGTAAAAAAAATAGAAAAATATATTAAAGTGAACTTTAAAAATTGGACAGTATCCAGTAAAAAAGTTCACTTTTTTATTAAATGAGGTTATGCTTTACAATTTAAAATATAAATAAAATTATTTTAAACAAAATAAAGTTCTTTAAACTATGTTTTTTTTATTGTTATAAAATTTTTATATTAAAATATCTTTCAAACATATTGACACATCTATATGTATCGATGTATAATCTTTTTATAATATATTGATAAAAATAGATTTGAGGTGAAAAATGGAAAAAAACTATGAAAATATGTCAAAAATATTCAAAGCATTAAGTGATCCCAATAGATTACTCATACTGGAAATGCTTAAATCAGGAGAAAAGTGTGCCTGTAAAATTTTAGAGGAACTCCATATTGGACAATCAACTTTATCACATCATATGAAAATCCTATATGACAGTAAAATTATTAAATACAGAAAAGATGGCAAATGGAGTTACTATTCTTTTAATGAAGAAGGATGCTGTAATTTAAAAAAAATATTAGATGAAATATTAAATTACAACCTGGTTGCTGAAATGGGAGAGGATAATTCATGTCAATAATTGTTACTGCTTGGTCTTTCTTTGAGAATCAATTTTTAAAAATGTTATGGTTAGACAACCTGATAAAAAAAGGACTCATTGCTTTAGGAATTGATGCTGACAGTAAAGTGGGGGGAAGTATTCAATTTTTCATATATGATACCATAAAAATAATTGTGCTTTTATCTATTCTTATTTTTCTTATTTCATATATTCAAAGCTTTTTCCCACCAGAAAGAACAAAAAAAATCCTTGGAAATTTCAAAGGAATAAAAGCAAATATTCTGAGTGCTTTACTTGGTACTGTAACACCTTTTTGCAGCTGTTCATCTATTCCCATATTTATAGGATTTACAAATGCTGGACTTCCTGTTGGAGTTACATTTTCTTTTTTGATATCTTCTCCATTGGTGGATTTAGGATCGTTTATTCTCTTAATCAGTGTATTCGGTTTACCAATAGCAGTAATTTATGTTATTGTTGGACTTATTCTTGCAGTAATAGGGGGAAGTATTTTAGATAAAATGGGAATGGAAAAATATGTTGTCAAATTTACAAAACCTGTTGGAAATATAGATATTGAATCACCTGAACTTACAACTAAAGAAAGATTTGAGTATGCATATGAGCAAGTAAAAGAAACTGTAAAAAAAGTTTTTTGGTATATTATTGTTGGAGTTGGAATAGGTGCTTTAATTCATAACTGGATACCTGCTGGAATTATTCAAAAGATATTAGGTACTAATAACCCATTTTCAGTATTAATAGCAACATTTGTAGGGATACCAATGTATGCTGATATATTTGGAACTATTCCTATTGCAGAAGCTCTTTTTGCAAAAGGTGTTGGAGTTGGAACTATCTTGTCTTTTATGATGGGAGTTACCGCATTAAGTTTGCCTTCCATAATAATGTTAAAAAAAGTTGTGCAAAATAAACTTCTTGTAACATTTGTAGGAATAGTTGCTACTGGAATAATAATAATTGGATACAGTTTCAATGCGTTTAGTTATCTGTTTATTTAAAAATTAAAAATATATTTTATTAAAGGAGTGAATAAATGGGAATATTCAGCAAAGTTTTTAAAAGTAAATGCAGCTGTGGCAACTGCAGTACTGAAGAAATTTCAAAAGAGAATACTCTAAAAAAAGAAACAGATTTAAATATTAAAATTTTAGGTATTGGATGTAAAAATTGTACTAATTTATCTGATAATGTAAAAGAAGCTCTTATTACTTTAAATATCGAAGCTGATATAGAAAAAATAACAAACTTGGCAGAAATTTCAAGTTATGGAATAATGTCTACTCCAGGTTTAGTTATAAATGAAAAAATAGTTTCCTATGGAAAAGTTTTAAAAACTGAAGATATAATAAAAATATTAGAAAAATATAAGGAGAATATATAAATGGCAAAGAAAAAAGTTGCTTTTATTTGCGTCCATAATTCTTGCAGAAGTCAGATAGCTGAAGCTTTTGGAAAATATTATGCTAATTATATTTTTGAAAGTTACAGTGCTGGAACTGAAGTAAAATCACAAATTAATCAAGATGCAGTGAGATTGATGAAAAAGCATTATGGAATAGATATGGAAAAAACTCAAAAGCCTAAATTATTAACTGATATACCTAAAGTTGATATTATAATAACAATGGGATGTAATGTTGATTGTCCTTTTCTTCCATGTGAATTTAGAGAAGATTGGGGATTAGATGATCCTACTGGAAAATCAGATGAGAAATTTATAGAAGTAATTGAACTCATTAAAGAAAAAGTTATAAAATTAAAAGAAAAATTATAAATCAAAGATAATATGATTAATTTCAATTGTTTTAAAAATATGAGTATTTTTTATTGAATTATTATACAATTAAGAAACTACAATAAAAGAAAACCTTTCATCTCTGAAAGGTTTTTTCAACTATAACTATATTATAAAATATCTCTAGGGAGAGATTTTTAAACATTATAAATATTTTTTATCATTCAGTTATCTTTCTTCACTTCTTTCATGGGCCATTTTATGACTCATTTCCCAACTTGTTTCTTTTGAATTACTTTTTTCATTATCTATTCTTCTTGTAAAATCATATGTTCTCTCATCATTATTTTGTTTTTGCATACTTATTTCTGTTTTTCCCATTTCTAAAGGTTTTCCATCACCTGCTTCTGCGTATATAACTCCACTTGAACAAACCATCACCATTAATGCTGATAAAATTATTGTTGTTTTTTTCATTTTATTACCTCCTCTACTACTGAACTTTATTTATATAATATAAGAATATTTCTTTATATAAATAATTATAAACGTTTAAGCAGGTTTAAGGTCAAGACTTTTTTAAATAAATTTAATAAAAAAATTATCAAATATTTTATCTATATTTGTTGTCTTTCAACATAAATATAACTTTTTATTTGATAATTTTCTTCTTTTCTTTTTATTATTTTTTTAACTTCTACAATAACATGAATTATTTCCTTCATACACATTATTCTATTTTTTACCATCCCCATTTATTCCATTCTTCATCAAAAATTTTATCTATTATTTTATATGCTGCTATACACAATATAAATACTACAACTCCTGTTATTGCTATTACCCTCATTTTTCCTCCTTAAAAATAATAAACCCAGATATATTCCTTAGCTTTTCCAAATTCTATTCTAATTAAGCTTTTCTAACTTTTTTCTACATTCCCTTTTTATTAATCTATCTTTATTTTTTTCTTTCATCTTTAATATCTTTCTTCATTTCACTTCAAGAGTTTTGCAATTATAAATAAATATTTTCATTTTTAATATCTTCATCTATCTCTAAAATAATAAAATGGAAAATAAATTATACTTTATCTTTTTGAAATTGATACCTTATAATTAGAAAAAATATAATAAAAAATAAGTTATTAAAAATAATTTAATATTAAGGAATAAAATTAAAAATACTTTAAATAGAAAAAAGTATAAAATGGAAAAGGAAGTATGTTCAGAATATATAACTCTAATATTTTTAAAACAATTATTTGTGATTTTAAAGCTGGAAAATAGAGAAGACATGAAAAAATTATTTAACCTTGTGATTTAAGAAATATTTATTTTAAATGAAGATGAGGCAAATAAATATAATAATGACATAAAATT
This genomic window contains:
- a CDS encoding putative permease; the encoded protein is MSIIVTAWSFFENQFLKMLWLDNLIKKGLIALGIDADSKVGGSIQFFIYDTIKIIVLLSILIFLISYIQSFFPPERTKKILGNFKGIKANILSALLGTVTPFCSCSSIPIFIGFTNAGLPVGVTFSFLISSPLVDLGSFILLISVFGLPIAVIYVIVGLILAVIGGSILDKMGMEKYVVKFTKPVGNIDIESPELTTKERFEYAYEQVKETVKKVFWYIIVGVGIGALIHNWIPAGIIQKILGTNNPFSVLIATFVGIPMYADIFGTIPIAEALFAKGVGVGTILSFMMGVTALSLPSIIMLKKVVQNKLLVTFVGIVATGIIIIGYSFNAFSYLFI
- a CDS encoding putative transcriptional regulator, with amino-acid sequence MAKKKVAFICVHNSCRSQIAEAFGKYYANYIFESYSAGTEVKSQINQDAVRLMKKHYGIDMEKTQKPKLLTDIPKVDIIITMGCNVDCPFLPCEFREDWGLDDPTGKSDEKFIEVIELIKEKVIKLKEKL